The Palaemon carinicauda isolate YSFRI2023 chromosome 43, ASM3689809v2, whole genome shotgun sequence genome window below encodes:
- the LOC137633800 gene encoding uncharacterized protein: MFALRRLMEKYSEGQKELLIVFIDIEKAYDRVPRQDIWRCLRERGTPEKYVRLIRNMYEGAGTQIRTSVGFTETFGVGVWLHQGSSLSPYLFNIVIDVITERVREQSPRTKLFADDIVLCDETREELEGKLEIWKEKLESRGLKVMYSVFVPFLYII, from the coding sequence ATGTTTGCACTACGGcggttgatggaaaaatatagcgAAGGCCAAAAGGAATTGCTTATAGTATTTATTGAcatagagaaggcttatgatagagttccacggcaggatatatggagatgtttgagagagaggggaacaccagagaaatatgttagactgattagaaatatgtatgaaggagcaggcacacaaataagaacgagtgttggttttacCGAGACGTTTGGAGTGGGAGTTTGGTTACACCAGGGGTCATCATTAAGCccctatttgtttaatatagtaatagatgtaattactgaaagagtgagggaacagtcaccaaggaccaagctttttgcagatgatatagttctgtgtgatgaaaccagagaagaatTGGAGGGAAAGCTGGAGATATGGAAAGAGAAATTGGAGAGTAGAGGGCTAAAGGTCATGTACTCCGTTTTTGTTCCGTTTTTGTATATCATTtaa